The window CGCTCCAGCTTAAATCATCGGTAGCAACCAGTTTATCATAAAATATACCGCCAATTCCACGTGTCTCCTGCCGGTGCTTAATATAAAAGTAATCATCCGCCCATTGCTTAAAACGCGGATAGAAGCCGGCATTATATTGATCGCACACATTTTTTAGCTGCTGGTGAAAATACCGGGCATCTTCATCAAAAACATAATGTGGAGTCAGATCTATCCCGCCGCCAAACCAACGCACAGGTTGCTGCCCATCGCTAAAAGTAGATGGCATTTCAAAATACCTGATATTCATGTGGATGATGGGCACCAGCGGATGATTAGGATGTATTACAATGGAAATACCGGTAGCAAAAAAATCATTTTGTTCTACCTTTAAAGCCTTCATCATTACATCGGGCAGTTCGCCGTGAACGGCTGAGAAATTCACGCCACCTTTTTCAAAAATATTTCCGTTTTGAATAACCCGGGTACGGCCGCCGCCACCCCCATCGCGTTCCCATATTTCTTCTTCAAAGCCTGCCTGGCCATCTAACTGTTCAAGCGCGGCGCAAATCTCGTCCTGTATCTGTTTGTAATCTTCGGTGATCTGTTCTTTGGTAACCATCGCGGCTAAATTAGTCATTAGTCAATAGTCATTGGTCATTTGAAGTTCAATTGTTGCATATCCCAATAACAGCAAAGTGAATGATCAGTAAGGCGAATACTAAACCGGCGTAACGTCGCCTTCCATATAGTTCAAATCTTTACCAAAGGTTTCTTTTAGTTGACTTAAAGAGAATAAGGCAACAATGGTTAATAACCCCATCATAATATAACCACTACTAATCATACCATAATGCGCCGTGAAAAGACCAAATAAAGCGTTTATAGGAATTAACGCACCACGGACAAAGTTGGGTACCGTTGTAGTAACCGTGGCGCGTAAATTGGTCCCAAATTGCTCGGAAGCAATAGTAACGAAGGTTGCCCAGTAGCCCACACTGCAACCCATAAAAAAACATATCCAGGTAAATTGACTGGCAGTTATACCTTTTGAACTTAGATAAATAACTACGGTAATCACAGATAATAATAAGAAAATCAGCATGGTCAATCTGCGCGATTTAGTAAGTTGTGCCAATAAACCGGCAAATAAGTCGCCTACTGATATACCAATATAGGTATATAACACCCCATCACCGGCATTTAAAACTTCTTTAGCACCCAAGGCTTTACCAAATTCGGGGGATAAAGTAACCAGCACCCCTACTACATACCACAACGGGGCGCCTATAAGTATACAGTATAAGTATTTTAAAAATCGCTTTCTATCATTAAACAACATCAGGAAGTTCCCGCGCGATACATTTGATTTTTCGGCATTTTTAAACATACCCGATTCAAAAGTACCCATGCGTAGCGCCAATAGTACAATACCTAAAACACCGCCTACCCGGTATGCATTTTGCCAGCCGTAATCTTTGGCCACAATATTAGCCAGCACGGCACCAAATAATCCTACAATTGCCACTATCATTGTGCCATAGCCGCGTTTCTCCTTGCTCATGGTTTCACTAACCAATGTTATTCCTGCTCCTAATTCACCTGCTAAACCTATACCCGCAAAAAAGCGTACAACTGCATACATATTTACGCTGTGCACATAGCTGTTTAAAAAGTTGGCAATAGAATATAAAAGAATAGAGCCGAACAACACTTTTATACGACCAAGCTTATCGCCGATAATACCCCATAAAATACCACCAAGTAACAGCCCAAACATTTGCACATTGATGATAAAGGTCCCCTGTGTTTTTATTTCGGTAACGGGTACACCAATTTCGGTAAGGCTTTTAACCCTGACGATGGAAAATATCAACAGATCATAAATATCAACGAAGTAACCTAACGAGGCTACCAGCACCAGGAACAACATATTGATATTGGCACGTTGGGTGGTAATATTAGTCATAGTATAAATAGGAATATGTTTGGTAGCCTAAAGTAAGGAATTATAGGCACGAGAGAAATTTTTTGCACAAAAAAACCTCCGCGTTAAAAGCAGGAGGTTCAATTTCCTATTACGAAGTATTAGATTATACCTTTTTCACTTTTACCGCCTGTAACCCTTTTCTGCCTTCTTCCACCTCGTATTCAACGTTATCATTGTCTTTGATAGCGTTTACACCACCCAATACATCTTTAAAGTGCACAAAAAGGTCTTTACCTTCTTCGGTAATGATAAAACCGAAGCCTTTTTGTGTGTTAAACCATTTTACTTTTCCAGTTTTCATAATTATAATTAGCGTATTAATATGTTATTAAAGAATTGCATAAAAACCAGACTGAAAAATAAACAGTGTAATTATCAGCAAGGAATTAATTAAAATCCTGTTATCCAAACATATAAATTTATTGTAAAAAAAACAAATATTTTGTTTTTAGCAATATTTAATATCAGAAATTATGCTTAAACACCTAATAGTAAAACAAAAAAAGCCCTGCAATATGCAGGGCTTGGTTTAATAGTTAATTATAATTACTTGATTTGCCTAAAGAAGTAAACACTTCCGCGCGCTGATACCCTTACTAAAACTTCACTATCACCTTTTTTCAGGTCAACAAAATAGTCAACAGTTTCTGATTGAGTGATAGCATTGTTTAAGTAGATTGCTGAATCCTGCTCAGGTGTTTCATATTTAATTACCTGGCCTACTGTATAATCTTTGTAGGTATCGGCAATTTCTTTTTTAGCAGATGCAGGGATTTGCTTGTAAGCAACCTGTTCGGTTAAACCAAGGTAGGCACCGTTTAAGCTGTAAAAAGCTGTTTTTTTAACTCCGTCAACAGTAAAGTCGGCTTTTTGCGTAGTTGGAGTAACTGTCCAAACAACGTTTTCGGCATCGCTAAAATCGGCGTTGAACTGGTTCAATACATAGTATGATATACTTTTAGAATCATCATACTTTTTGCCACCATCTGCAGCTACTGCAGTTAGGCTAAACGTGGCAGCGAATAACGCTGCGAATAATAATTTTTTCATAGTCTTAAATTTTAAATCCGAAACAAAAATACAGCAATATTGACGTTTTGGCAAACAAAATTTAATTTTTATGAAAATTTCATAATAAAGATACCTTTTTATTAAAATGTTAAAATTAGGCGGAATAACTTAGTGTGTTTTTTACAATATCCTAATTGATATTAAGCCAACATAAATCGCCATTTGCGAATATGTAGTCTAAACTTACAAAAGCTTAACAATTCGGCAATCAATTAAGCTTTTTTATGTAATCAATAAAAAGATGCAGCGCTTTTATTTTATTTTCGGTTAGGCTGAAATCTAATTTATGCATTAGATAGTCGTTAAAGTCAAAATCGTTGAGTGCGGGTAATTCGGCAATAACATTGTCGCGGTTATCCAAACCAACTTTAAGGGATTGGTTAAACTCGTCCATAAATTGCTGCGGTATGCTTTTATTTGCTATCCAGGCAGCAAATACAAATGGAAGGCCTGTAAATATTTTCCATATTTCAGCCAGATCGTAAGCATACTTATATTTATCTTTTTTCCCAAAAGTACGGTCGCCTATCTGTACAAATGCAGTATTCAGATCGGTTGATAGTGAATAGTCAGGTGCGTTGACTACCATATCAGGCTTTATCTGCCAATAATTTTTAAGCAATACCCGCGCAAGGTTATTTGATGAACGGGATTCGGGATCTAACTGCAAGGTTTTAACTTGGTGTATTTCGCAATTACTAAATATAAATACCGAATTAACCGGTCCGTCTGCACCAATGCAATAATCGGATACAATTTCCCAATAAGGCAAATTAATAACTGCCGCAACAGGGATTAGCCCAATATCAACTGTATTATCTATTAGTTTTTGGGCACAATCGGCCGGGATATCCAGGCTCAGATCAATTTTATTAATAATATTAGTATGGTGAAGACCATATATAAAGGGTTGCGTGTTAGTATAGCTAACCGCCGATATTTTTATTTTATCCACCGGGTGGTTAATGATTTTTTAAATGAATAGAATTATTAAAGTCAACGATCTCGAATTTTTCTCCTTCGTAAGCAACTTTATACAGCACAAGGTTTTGGTGTGGGAAATCTTCCATTTTGGTTAATGGCTGCCCGGTTAATAAACAAAGGAATAAACGCATTGCCCTGCCATGCATACATATCAGCACATTTTTTTCATCCGGGTGGCTTAATATTGTTTCCAGGGCTTGCTTTTGGCGGGACTGCACCTCATTTGGGCTTTCACCATTCTCAAATTTAATATCCAGTTCGCCGGCTGTCCATTTACGCATTACCTGTAAAAACGCCGCTTTGGTTTCCGGTGTGCTTGGTTTACCTTCATATATTCCCCAGGCCAACTCATCCAGTCCGGATAATTTTTCATAAGGAATACCCGAATCAATAAACTGCTGAACGCTTTGCTGGGTACGCTTTAATTCGGATATATATATTTTATCAAAAGGTATGTCCTTATAAGCTCTGTAGAACAAATCGGCCTGTAGCCTGCCTTCAGCATTTAAGTCTGTATCCATTCCCCTGCCCTGTACAATCCCTTGTTTATTAAGGTCTGTTTGGCCATGGCGAACTATATATAAAATTTTTGTCATTTGTTATTAGTCATTTATCATTAGTTTAGCTATTCGGTCAATAAGTATTGGAAAACCACTAATGACCGATGACCAGTGACTAATTAACTACCGGCAATTTATAAAATTGCGGTTTTGCCTGCTCGGGGAACTCATATTCATTATAGTCTGTAACCACATTATATAAAGTATCCCTTTCAATCGGGTGACGGCCCGCCTGTTTTATCAGTTCCACCAATTCACGGGTGCTCATACCCGGATGTTGTTCCTCTGCACCTGCCATACTGTAAATTTTGGTAGTATCATCAAGTGTACCATCTATATCATCAACACCAAAATTCAAAGAAAGTTGAGCGGTAGTACGACTGATCATTGCCCAGTAAGCTTTCACATGGTCAAAATTATCCAGATAAATGCGAGAAATAGCATAATTCCGCAGATCTTCTATAACAGACGATTCGGCAATGTGCGACATCTGGTTATCCTTATTACGGAACTTTAATGGAATAAATGTTTGGAACCCACCTGTTTTATCTTGTAACTGTCGCAAGCGCTCCATATGGTCTATGCGATGTTTGTACGCCTCGATATGCCCATAAAGCATGGTAGCGTTTGATCGCATACCTAATTTGTGCCACTCCTCGTGTATCTGAAGCCATTGGTCGGCTGTACATTTATCTTTAGCAATCTGGTCGCGTATTTCCGGATGAAATATTTCGGCGCCACCACCCGGCATACTTTCCAACCCGGCTTCCTTCATCATGCGCATGCCGGTAGCATAATCAAGCTTGGCTTTTTTAAATATATAATGATATTCTACAGGTGTCAATGCTTTCACATGCAAATCGGGGCGATGGGCTTTAATCCGGTTAAATAATTCCATATAAAATGGCACATCATATTGTGGTAAAACCCCACCGACAATATGCACCTCAGTAACCGATTCGGTATCATACTTCTTCACGATGTTAAGCATATCGTCCATGGTATACTCCCACCCTTCAGATCGTTCTTTGATCAGACGTGAATAAGAACAGAACTTACAATCGTAAACACAAAGATTAGTAGGTTCGATATGGAAATTTCGGTTAAAGTAAGTTTTAGCACCATGCTTTTGTTCGCGGATATAATTAGCTAAAATACCCAGGTAACCTAATTCTCCTGTTTCAAACAAAATTACACCTTCATCAAAGGTAATTCGTTCACCAACAAGTACCTTCTTAGCAATATGTTTTAATTCGGCAGATAAGTGCTGAGACTGCAATAATAGTTGTAAGTTTTGCTCACTTTGCATCCGTATATTCTTTCAGGCAAAAATACGTTTTTGACGCTTCAGAATATCATACAGATGTAACTATTTATGGTGCGTATACAAATAAGATTTGCCATTTGCTACTTCATCGGCTAATAAAAGGGTGTCTTTCTTTGCTATCAGGACGGATCTTTTTAAGGTTGTGCTACCGTAAGATAATTGATAAGTTCTTTCTATAGTATAAATGCTTTTACCCTGAATGATAGTAAAAGTATCCTGAGAGGTTAAGGCTGAATTAGTATAATATTTTACCGTCCCTGCCGTACTAAAAACAACCAGGTTTTCATCTGTAGGTGAAATACTGGTACCTGCTGCTTTATCATTAATAGTGGTTAACAACCATTGGCCGTAAACATTATCTATGTCATAAGTATCATTTATTTGCGGCGTGGCATCAGCGTCACTATTTTTTATGCACGATGTTAAAAGTGCTACTGCTATTAGCAGATATAGAATATTTTTCATGATCAGTTATTTTATAACTATACGTATTTTTACCGCAAAACGCTACACCGCCAATATATGAAAATTGAAACTATAGCCATACATGCCGGCAATAAAATTGATGATGCTACTAAAGCTGTGATACAACCCATTGTTATGTCGACCACATTTGAACGGGAAGTTGATGGTAGCTATGAAAAAGGTTATATTTATAGTCGCGCCGCAAATCCTAACAGGCATTTATTAGAGAATGTACTGGCAAGATTAGAAGGTGGTGTAGAGGCTGCGGCATTCTCATCGGGCAATGCAGCTGGTATGGCTGTATTTCAATCATTAACACCAGGCACCCACATTATAGGCCCTGATGACATGTACCATGGCCTTCGTAACCAGATAAAAACACTGTTTGCAGGAATACTGGAGTTTGATTTTATTGATGTGAACGATGAAGCAGTATTAAGGGCGCATATTAAACCAAACACCGGTTTGATATGGATAGAAACGCCATCCAATCCATTGCTCAAGGTCACCGATATTAAAAAGGTAATCACCATAGCCCGAGAACATGCAATTAAGGTTGTTTGTGATAACACTTTTGCTACACCTATATTTCAGCAGCCGCTAAGCCTGGGGGCTGATCTGGTGATGCATTCATCTACAAAATATTTTGGAGGCCACAGCGATCTAATGGGGGGTGCTTTAATTACACCCGTAAAAAACGAATGGTGGGACAAAATACGCCAGGTGCAGGAAATGGGCGGCGCTATCCCCTCGCCAATGGATTGCTATTACCTGGTGCGCAGCCTTAAAACATTACCTTATCGCATGAAAGGCCATGCGCATAACGCAGCTTTACTTACAGATTTTTTAGAAAAACACCCAAATGTAGAAAGTGTGATGTATCCTGGGTTAACATCACATCCGCAGCACCAGATAGCTAAAAATCAAATGCTGGGCTTTGGTGCTATGTTTTCGTTCTGTGTTAAAGGGGGTGCCGATGAGGCGAAAAGAGTGTTGTCGAAATTAAATTTGTTCACTATTGCCACCAGTTTAGGCGGTGTAGAAAGTTTAATAGAACACCGGGCATCAGTTGAAGGGCCGGATACTAAAACACCACAAAATTTGTTAAGGGTATCGGTTGGGTTAGAACATATTGATGACCTGATAGCAGATATGTCGGCAGCACTTCAATCATAATCGTATCATTTACAAATTTAATTTGGAAGCATATATCCTTTTAATATATATTCGCAACATTATTTGGTAGCAATACTAAAATATTAGAGTCAAATCCCTTCAAAAAGGTTTTGATTTATAAAGAAGTGGCGAGAGATCAGGCTCTAAGACCCACTGGCAACCCTCCTAAAATGGAGAAGGTGCCAACACCTGGCCCGGTGAATGGATTACCGGGGGTTATAAATTAACAACCATGAAAAGTACTAACAACATCCAACACAAATTTTCAGATACGCAAACGCGTAAGTCTTTTAGCTGTCATACCACTAATAATGGCGTGCTGATTTGTTGTTGCTGCTGCTGTTAAGCTGTAACCACGTTTCCTTTTCTTTTTACTGAAAATACGTGCATAGCTTACAATAGCTTATCTAACTCTATTTCAATTCATTAACAAACTTATTCAAACACATACCATGATAATTATCTATACCAATTCCTGTTATAAGACAATAACTGATACCCTCAATTAACAAGACCATTTTTTAGTTTATAAGTGATATAGTAAGGTTATTAAAGGTTGCAGGCCTAAATAGCCGGTTTTTAAACAATGAATACACAAATATTTAAATATCAACAGCCATTTGAACTGGAATCGGGCAAGCAACTGCTGGAGCTTGAAATAGGTTTCCATACTTATGGTACATTAAATAAACAACGTAATAATGTAGTTTGGGTATGCCACGCACTAACAGCTAATTCAGATGTGCTGGATTGGTGGAAAGGTTTATTCGGTGAGAACGATTATTTTAACCCCGAAGAACATTACATTGTTTGCGCCAATATTTTAGGTTCGACCTACGGTACTACCAGTCCTTTAAGTGTTAATCCGGCTACCGGCCTGCCCTACTATCTTACATTTCCTGATTATACAATCCGGGATATTGTTAAAGCGCATCAATTACTGGCTAATCATTTAGGGGTTGATAGTATTGAAGTATTATTAGGAGGCTCCTTAGGCGGTCAGCAGGCTTTGGAATGGAGTATTATGGAGCCAAACCGGATAAAAAACCTGGTTTTAATAGCCACCAATGCCCGTCATTCACCCTGGGGCATTGCCTTTAACGAATCGCAGCGCCTGGCCTTAAGTGCTGATACAACCTTTTATAATAATACGCCCGATGGCGGCAGCAAAGGCTTGAAAGCAGCACGTAGTATTGCGCTTATCTCCTATCGTACCTATAAAACATACGGGGTTACCCAGCAAGAACAAACCGACGAACTACACAATTACCGTGCAGCCAGCTATCAGAATTACCAGGGTCAAAAATTGGTTAACCGTTTTAATGCATATAGCTATTGGTATTTAACTAAAGTAATGGACTCGCATAATGTGGGCCGTAACCGCCAGGGCGTAGAAAGAGCTCTGAGTACTATTACTGCTAAAACACTGGTAATCGGCATTAAATCTGATGTATTATTCCCTATCGAAGAGCAGCAATATCTGTTCAGACAAATACCGAAGGCTGCTTTGGCTGAAATAGATTCGTTTTATGGGCACGACGGATTTTTAATTGATACAGAGAATCTGACAAATATTATTTCATCTTTTTTAAAAACCGACGTAAAAGGTAAGATTATTGACTTGCAGCAAACCGCATAAT of the Mucilaginibacter boryungensis genome contains:
- the hemF gene encoding oxygen-dependent coproporphyrinogen oxidase, yielding MVTKEQITEDYKQIQDEICAALEQLDGQAGFEEEIWERDGGGGGRTRVIQNGNIFEKGGVNFSAVHGELPDVMMKALKVEQNDFFATGISIVIHPNHPLVPIIHMNIRYFEMPSTFSDGQQPVRWFGGGIDLTPHYVFDEDARYFHQQLKNVCDQYNAGFYPRFKQWADDYFYIKHRQETRGIGGIFYDKLVATDDLSWSDIFEFSKSLGRSFAPIYTELVNRNCNKAFTPEQQEWQYLRRSRYAEFNLVYDAGTKFGLETNGRIESILMSLPPTAKWLYNFQPEAGSEEAKTLSLLKKGINW
- a CDS encoding MFS transporter codes for the protein MTNITTQRANINMLFLVLVASLGYFVDIYDLLIFSIVRVKSLTEIGVPVTEIKTQGTFIINVQMFGLLLGGILWGIIGDKLGRIKVLFGSILLYSIANFLNSYVHSVNMYAVVRFFAGIGLAGELGAGITLVSETMSKEKRGYGTMIVAIVGLFGAVLANIVAKDYGWQNAYRVGGVLGIVLLALRMGTFESGMFKNAEKSNVSRGNFLMLFNDRKRFLKYLYCILIGAPLWYVVGVLVTLSPEFGKALGAKEVLNAGDGVLYTYIGISVGDLFAGLLAQLTKSRRLTMLIFLLLSVITVVIYLSSKGITASQFTWICFFMGCSVGYWATFVTIASEQFGTNLRATVTTTVPNFVRGALIPINALFGLFTAHYGMISSGYIMMGLLTIVALFSLSQLKETFGKDLNYMEGDVTPV
- a CDS encoding cold-shock protein; the encoded protein is MKTGKVKWFNTQKGFGFIITEEGKDLFVHFKDVLGGVNAIKDNDNVEYEVEEGRKGLQAVKVKKV
- a CDS encoding menaquinone biosynthetic enzyme MqnA/MqnD family protein, with translation MDKIKISAVSYTNTQPFIYGLHHTNIINKIDLSLDIPADCAQKLIDNTVDIGLIPVAAVINLPYWEIVSDYCIGADGPVNSVFIFSNCEIHQVKTLQLDPESRSSNNLARVLLKNYWQIKPDMVVNAPDYSLSTDLNTAFVQIGDRTFGKKDKYKYAYDLAEIWKIFTGLPFVFAAWIANKSIPQQFMDEFNQSLKVGLDNRDNVIAELPALNDFDFNDYLMHKLDFSLTENKIKALHLFIDYIKKLN
- a CDS encoding histidine phosphatase family protein is translated as MTKILYIVRHGQTDLNKQGIVQGRGMDTDLNAEGRLQADLFYRAYKDIPFDKIYISELKRTQQSVQQFIDSGIPYEKLSGLDELAWGIYEGKPSTPETKAAFLQVMRKWTAGELDIKFENGESPNEVQSRQKQALETILSHPDEKNVLICMHGRAMRLFLCLLTGQPLTKMEDFPHQNLVLYKVAYEGEKFEIVDFNNSIHLKNH
- the mqnE gene encoding aminofutalosine synthase MqnE — protein: MQSEQNLQLLLQSQHLSAELKHIAKKVLVGERITFDEGVILFETGELGYLGILANYIREQKHGAKTYFNRNFHIEPTNLCVYDCKFCSYSRLIKERSEGWEYTMDDMLNIVKKYDTESVTEVHIVGGVLPQYDVPFYMELFNRIKAHRPDLHVKALTPVEYHYIFKKAKLDYATGMRMMKEAGLESMPGGGAEIFHPEIRDQIAKDKCTADQWLQIHEEWHKLGMRSNATMLYGHIEAYKHRIDHMERLRQLQDKTGGFQTFIPLKFRNKDNQMSHIAESSVIEDLRNYAISRIYLDNFDHVKAYWAMISRTTAQLSLNFGVDDIDGTLDDTTKIYSMAGAEEQHPGMSTRELVELIKQAGRHPIERDTLYNVVTDYNEYEFPEQAKPQFYKLPVVN
- a CDS encoding trans-sulfuration enzyme family protein, with protein sequence MKIETIAIHAGNKIDDATKAVIQPIVMSTTFEREVDGSYEKGYIYSRAANPNRHLLENVLARLEGGVEAAAFSSGNAAGMAVFQSLTPGTHIIGPDDMYHGLRNQIKTLFAGILEFDFIDVNDEAVLRAHIKPNTGLIWIETPSNPLLKVTDIKKVITIAREHAIKVVCDNTFATPIFQQPLSLGADLVMHSSTKYFGGHSDLMGGALITPVKNEWWDKIRQVQEMGGAIPSPMDCYYLVRSLKTLPYRMKGHAHNAALLTDFLEKHPNVESVMYPGLTSHPQHQIAKNQMLGFGAMFSFCVKGGADEAKRVLSKLNLFTIATSLGGVESLIEHRASVEGPDTKTPQNLLRVSVGLEHIDDLIADMSAALQS
- a CDS encoding homoserine O-acetyltransferase family protein; amino-acid sequence: MNTQIFKYQQPFELESGKQLLELEIGFHTYGTLNKQRNNVVWVCHALTANSDVLDWWKGLFGENDYFNPEEHYIVCANILGSTYGTTSPLSVNPATGLPYYLTFPDYTIRDIVKAHQLLANHLGVDSIEVLLGGSLGGQQALEWSIMEPNRIKNLVLIATNARHSPWGIAFNESQRLALSADTTFYNNTPDGGSKGLKAARSIALISYRTYKTYGVTQQEQTDELHNYRAASYQNYQGQKLVNRFNAYSYWYLTKVMDSHNVGRNRQGVERALSTITAKTLVIGIKSDVLFPIEEQQYLFRQIPKAALAEIDSFYGHDGFLIDTENLTNIISSFLKTDVKGKIIDLQQTA